In Nocardioides cavernae, a single genomic region encodes these proteins:
- a CDS encoding class I SAM-dependent methyltransferase has protein sequence MRLPGLGGWHEDPLWSYVYPWLVEHDRVGGAAWRAGTGSDLALLRATADEIGTLPRGARVLDVPTGSGVALRGLRPGQGIDYVAADISPTMLGRARAAATRLGVSDQVTTVPADVGALPFADASFDLVISLTGLHCFPDPRRAIAEMARVLAPGASLTGSSLFTDTGPRYELLRRVGTRAGILGPMCTSTEAVTWLRESGCRDVDLTLHGGIGYFHATKQEDRG, from the coding sequence GTGCGGCTCCCCGGGCTGGGCGGCTGGCACGAGGACCCGCTGTGGTCCTACGTCTACCCCTGGCTCGTTGAGCACGACCGCGTCGGGGGCGCCGCCTGGCGGGCCGGCACCGGCAGCGACCTTGCGCTCCTGCGCGCGACGGCCGACGAGATCGGCACCCTCCCGCGCGGTGCCCGGGTCCTCGACGTGCCGACGGGGTCGGGCGTCGCCCTCCGCGGCCTGCGTCCCGGTCAGGGGATCGACTACGTCGCCGCCGACATCTCGCCGACGATGCTCGGCCGGGCGCGCGCGGCCGCGACCCGGCTCGGCGTCTCCGACCAGGTCACCACCGTCCCGGCCGACGTGGGCGCCCTGCCGTTCGCCGACGCGTCGTTCGACCTCGTCATCTCCCTGACCGGCCTGCACTGCTTCCCCGACCCGCGCCGTGCCATCGCCGAGATGGCGCGCGTGCTGGCGCCCGGTGCCTCGCTCACGGGGAGCTCGCTGTTCACCGACACCGGCCCTCGCTACGAGCTGCTGCGCCGCGTCGGCACGCGCGCCGGGATCCTCGGGCCGATGTGCACCTCGACCGAGGCGGTCACCTGGCTGCGGGAGTCCGGCTGCCGCGACGTCGACCTCACCCTCCACGGCGGGATCGGCTACTTCCACGCGACCAAGCAGGAGGACCGCGGATGA
- the dacB gene encoding D-alanyl-D-alanine carboxypeptidase/D-alanyl-D-alanine endopeptidase, with protein sequence MGRDLRHSGPRRRRWSVWHWLPTVLVLTLLAAGVGAYRFEWGQRYLPGLAADPQTEPEQVPAPAGLDLPEWTPPTDHAVALDTAGALVPDRVAAAVSDDLADPDLGKHVVGAVAPLAPGSAEWTTGDGRYLPASTTKLLTLGAALDVLGPDHTFTTRVVRGTGPRDVVLVGGGDPLLASRSLTVAEAESTYPARADVTTLALQVAEALGGQGRVRVRFDDSLFSGPTDNPAWRRDYVPDDIVSPITALMVDGGDEPDSDLKSDEPSLAAAQVFADGLRAAGLRVNGQPQRVVAPAGAEELASVESAPLSQVAERILDVSDNEGAEVVGHQVGLATSGTGSFEAGAAGVLDTLGGLGIDVAGAEVYDGSGLSRRNRVSTSLLIDLIQHAAGPDGEGMRSLVTGMPVAGFTGSLTYRFAEGPAVARGLVRAKTGTLTGVHALAGIAVDREGQPLAFVFGADKSPPIESYDSQEALDRAAASLAACRCSD encoded by the coding sequence GTGGGACGTGACCTACGCCACTCCGGCCCGCGGCGACGCCGGTGGTCGGTGTGGCACTGGCTGCCGACCGTCCTCGTCCTGACCCTGCTGGCGGCGGGAGTGGGCGCCTACCGCTTCGAGTGGGGCCAGCGCTACCTGCCGGGGCTGGCCGCCGACCCGCAGACCGAGCCGGAGCAGGTGCCCGCGCCCGCCGGCCTCGACCTGCCCGAGTGGACGCCGCCGACCGACCACGCCGTCGCCCTCGACACCGCGGGCGCCCTCGTCCCGGACCGGGTCGCCGCGGCCGTCTCCGACGACCTGGCCGACCCCGACCTGGGCAAGCACGTCGTGGGGGCGGTCGCACCCCTGGCCCCCGGCTCGGCCGAGTGGACGACCGGCGACGGGCGCTACCTGCCTGCCTCGACCACGAAGCTGCTCACCCTGGGCGCCGCACTGGACGTGCTCGGGCCCGACCACACCTTCACCACGCGCGTCGTGCGCGGCACGGGCCCTCGCGACGTCGTGCTGGTCGGCGGGGGAGACCCGCTGCTGGCCAGCAGGTCCCTCACGGTCGCCGAGGCCGAGTCGACGTACCCCGCCCGCGCCGACGTGACCACGCTCGCCCTGCAGGTCGCCGAGGCACTCGGCGGCCAGGGACGCGTCCGGGTCCGCTTCGACGACAGCCTCTTCAGCGGCCCGACCGACAACCCGGCCTGGCGGCGCGACTACGTCCCGGACGACATCGTCAGCCCGATCACCGCGCTCATGGTCGACGGCGGCGACGAGCCCGACAGCGACCTCAAGTCCGACGAGCCGTCGCTGGCGGCCGCCCAGGTCTTCGCCGACGGCCTGCGCGCCGCGGGGCTCCGCGTGAACGGGCAGCCGCAGCGGGTCGTCGCGCCGGCCGGCGCCGAGGAGCTCGCCTCCGTCGAGAGCGCGCCGCTGTCGCAGGTCGCGGAGCGGATCCTCGACGTCAGCGACAACGAGGGCGCCGAGGTGGTGGGCCACCAGGTAGGTCTCGCCACCTCCGGCACCGGGTCGTTCGAGGCGGGCGCCGCCGGGGTGCTCGACACCCTCGGCGGGCTCGGGATCGACGTCGCCGGCGCCGAGGTGTACGACGGCTCCGGCCTGTCGCGGCGCAACCGGGTCTCGACGTCCCTGCTGATCGACCTGATCCAGCACGCCGCCGGCCCGGACGGTGAGGGGATGCGCAGCCTGGTCACCGGGATGCCCGTCGCCGGGTTCACCGGGTCGCTCACCTACCGCTTCGCCGAGGGCCCGGCCGTCGCCCGCGGCCTCGTGCGCGCCAAGACCGGCACGCTCACCGGCGTGCACGCCCTCGCCGGCATCGCCGTCGACCGCGAGGGGCAGCCGCTCGCCTTCGTCTTCGGGGCGGACAAGTCCCCGCCGATCGAGAGCTACGACTCGCAGGAGGCCCTCGACCGCGCCGCAGCCTCCCTCGCCGCCTGCCGCTGCTCGGACTGA
- the lon gene encoding endopeptidase La produces the protein MTNNLSLPVVFLHDTVVLPGMVVPIELDDQARAAIDAARLAHDADPDNEPTRVLVAPRLEDRYATHGVVAVVDRVGRFAGGRPAAVLRAERRVAIGAGVTGPGAALWVEAEPVPETVVTEELRALAEDYRTLVVSILERREAWQVIENVRRLADPDALADMSGYAPYLSDDQKRQVLETPDVGDRLRLLVEWTRAYDAEDEVNDKISGDVRESLEKNQREFLLRQQLAAIRKELGEGEPDGSDDYRARVEAADLPEAVREAAVREVAKLERSSDQAPEAGYIRTWLDTVLELPWNVRTEDSTDVAAARAVLDADHHGLDEVKDRITEYLAVRTRRAERGLEVVGGRGSGAVVLLAGPPGVGKTSLGESVARTLGRTFVRVALGGVRDEAEIRGHRRTYVGALPGRIVRAIKEAGSMNPVVLLDEVDKVGADYRGDPAAALLEVLDPAQNHTFRDHYLELDLDLSDVLFIATANVVEQIPSALLDRMELVTIDGYTEDDKVAIARDFLIPRQLERAALTPDEVTVSDDALGELAANYTREAGVRQLERLLAKAFRKAATRLATGDVERLDIDLDGLKDLVGRPRFTPDSHERTDVPGVATGLAVTGLGGDVLYVETSVSAGKEGLTVTGQLGDVMKESASIALSWVRAHADELGIDPAAFEQSIHVHFPAGAIPKDGPSAGVTMVTALVSLLTGRPVRSDVGMTGEVTLSGRVLPIGGVKQKLLAAQRAGLSTVYVPERNRADLDDVPAELLSELDVRPVGRVTEILAEALEPATDAVVGAGRAA, from the coding sequence ATGACGAACAACCTCTCGCTTCCCGTGGTGTTCCTCCACGACACGGTCGTGCTCCCCGGCATGGTCGTGCCCATCGAGCTCGACGACCAGGCCCGCGCGGCCATCGACGCCGCCCGCCTCGCCCACGACGCCGACCCCGACAACGAGCCCACCCGCGTCCTCGTCGCCCCGCGGCTCGAGGACCGCTACGCCACCCACGGCGTGGTGGCCGTGGTCGACCGGGTCGGCCGCTTCGCCGGCGGCAGGCCCGCCGCGGTGCTGCGCGCCGAGCGCCGCGTCGCCATCGGTGCCGGCGTGACGGGACCCGGTGCGGCCCTCTGGGTCGAGGCCGAGCCCGTGCCCGAGACGGTCGTCACCGAGGAGCTCCGCGCGCTCGCGGAGGACTACCGCACCCTCGTCGTCTCCATCCTCGAGCGCCGCGAGGCGTGGCAGGTGATCGAGAACGTACGCCGCCTCGCCGACCCCGACGCGCTCGCCGACATGTCCGGCTACGCGCCGTACCTCTCCGACGACCAGAAGCGTCAGGTGCTGGAGACGCCCGACGTGGGCGACCGGCTCCGCCTGCTCGTCGAGTGGACGCGGGCCTACGACGCCGAGGACGAGGTCAACGACAAGATCAGCGGCGACGTCCGCGAGAGCCTCGAGAAGAACCAGCGCGAGTTCCTGCTCCGTCAGCAGCTCGCCGCCATCCGCAAGGAGCTCGGCGAGGGCGAGCCCGACGGCTCGGACGACTACCGCGCCCGGGTCGAGGCGGCCGACCTGCCCGAGGCTGTCCGCGAGGCCGCAGTGCGCGAGGTCGCCAAGCTCGAGCGCTCCAGCGACCAGGCCCCCGAGGCGGGGTACATCCGCACCTGGCTGGACACCGTCCTCGAGCTGCCGTGGAACGTCCGCACCGAGGACTCCACCGACGTGGCCGCCGCGCGAGCCGTCCTCGACGCCGACCACCACGGCCTCGACGAGGTCAAGGACCGCATCACCGAGTATCTCGCGGTGCGCACCCGCCGGGCCGAGCGCGGCCTGGAGGTCGTGGGCGGTCGGGGCTCCGGCGCCGTGGTCCTGCTGGCCGGTCCTCCCGGCGTCGGCAAGACCTCGCTCGGCGAGTCCGTCGCCCGCACCCTGGGCCGCACGTTCGTCCGGGTCGCCCTCGGTGGCGTGCGCGACGAGGCCGAGATCCGCGGGCACCGGCGCACCTACGTCGGCGCCCTCCCCGGCCGGATCGTACGGGCGATCAAGGAGGCCGGCTCGATGAACCCGGTCGTCCTGCTCGACGAGGTCGACAAGGTCGGCGCGGACTACCGCGGCGACCCGGCTGCGGCGCTGCTCGAGGTGCTCGACCCGGCGCAGAACCACACGTTCCGCGACCACTACCTCGAGCTCGACCTCGACCTGTCAGACGTGCTCTTCATCGCCACCGCCAACGTGGTCGAGCAGATCCCGTCGGCCCTGCTGGACCGCATGGAGCTCGTCACCATCGACGGCTACACCGAGGACGACAAGGTCGCCATCGCGCGCGACTTCCTGATCCCGCGCCAGCTCGAGCGGGCCGCGCTGACCCCCGACGAGGTCACGGTCTCCGACGACGCGCTCGGCGAGCTCGCGGCCAACTACACCCGCGAGGCCGGCGTACGCCAGCTCGAGCGGCTGCTGGCCAAGGCGTTCCGCAAGGCCGCCACCCGGCTCGCGACCGGCGACGTCGAGCGGCTCGACATCGACCTCGACGGGCTGAAGGACCTGGTCGGGCGGCCGCGCTTCACGCCCGACAGCCACGAGCGCACCGACGTGCCCGGTGTCGCCACCGGCCTCGCCGTGACCGGCCTCGGCGGCGACGTGCTCTACGTCGAGACGTCGGTGTCGGCAGGCAAGGAGGGACTCACGGTCACCGGCCAGCTGGGCGACGTGATGAAGGAGTCGGCGTCGATCGCCCTCTCATGGGTGCGGGCGCACGCGGACGAGCTCGGGATCGACCCGGCCGCCTTCGAGCAGTCGATCCACGTCCACTTCCCGGCGGGCGCGATCCCCAAGGACGGCCCGTCCGCGGGCGTGACGATGGTGACCGCGCTCGTGTCGCTGCTCACCGGCCGGCCCGTGCGCTCGGACGTCGGCATGACCGGTGAGGTGACGCTCTCGGGACGGGTGCTGCCGATCGGCGGCGTGAAGCAGAAGCTGCTCGCCGCCCAGCGTGCCGGCCTGTCGACGGTCTACGTCCCGGAGCGCAACCGCGCCGACCTCGACGACGTACCCGCCGAGCTGCTCAGCGAGCTCGACGTGCGTCCGGTCGGGCGGGTGACCGAGATCCTGGCCGAGGCCCTCGAGCCGGCGACCGACGCTGTGGTGGGCGCGGGCCGCGCAGCCTGA
- a CDS encoding acyl-CoA dehydrogenase family protein, with protein MATDQVPPIADEMPTVEPETAPARVEDDGPHADDSGYRQPEVDVDAMRRLLDGRYGDVRDLVRDNLTEHAQILVDQEQMTTADFRERVKDVVVMMAETGQTGMGFPEEYGGGGDIGASIAAFETLALGDLSVLVKVGVQFGLFGGAILQLGTRHHHDAHLADLVSGRTMGCFAMTESGHGSNVQALGTVATYDAEAQEFVITTPDDTSRKDYIGNAAAHAELAVVFAQLEVGGERHGVHAFVVPVREDGRVLDGVRIEDCGPKMGLNGVDNGRIWFDGVRVPRTALLNQFAEVTPEGRYLSPIDNPNKRFFTMLGTLVQGRVCVGGAGINASKVALTIATRYAVRRRQFEATDPDQEQVLLDYGMHQRRLLPLIARTYALHFAQEVVAGQLHDVFSGPGPIEQGSDEHARRMLESRAAGTKALGTWHATRTIQECREACGGAGYLSENRFAALKADTDVFTTFEGDNHVLLQLVAKGLLTDYAGEFEEMDQLGMARFVAGLAVETVVERTAVHKLVQSVRDLLPGGDTWDQEAGLLDPNYQLAMLRFREEHMIGGVARRLKRGIDQGANAGAVFSRVQDHVIAAARAHTERLVLEAFVSKTAALPDGDLKVALNLLCDLHALTTIEADRAWFMEHGRLSSARSKAISREINALCRKARPLAVDLVDAFGVPEEMLRSPELLGWPIGSDH; from the coding sequence ATGGCCACCGACCAGGTTCCGCCCATCGCCGACGAGATGCCCACCGTCGAGCCGGAGACGGCCCCGGCCCGCGTCGAGGACGACGGGCCCCACGCCGACGACTCGGGCTACCGGCAGCCGGAGGTCGACGTCGACGCGATGCGCAGGCTGCTCGACGGCCGCTACGGCGACGTCCGCGACCTCGTGCGCGACAACCTCACGGAGCACGCGCAGATCCTGGTCGACCAGGAGCAGATGACCACCGCCGACTTCCGCGAGCGCGTGAAGGACGTCGTGGTGATGATGGCCGAGACCGGCCAGACCGGCATGGGCTTCCCGGAGGAGTACGGCGGTGGTGGCGACATCGGCGCCTCGATCGCCGCCTTCGAGACCCTCGCCCTCGGCGACCTGTCGGTGCTCGTGAAGGTCGGCGTGCAGTTCGGCCTCTTCGGGGGCGCGATCCTGCAGCTCGGCACCAGGCACCACCACGACGCGCACCTCGCCGACCTCGTCAGCGGCCGCACGATGGGCTGCTTCGCGATGACCGAGAGCGGCCACGGCTCCAACGTGCAGGCGCTCGGCACCGTGGCGACGTACGACGCCGAGGCGCAGGAGTTCGTGATCACGACGCCCGACGACACGAGCCGCAAGGACTACATCGGCAACGCTGCGGCCCACGCCGAGCTGGCCGTCGTGTTCGCCCAGCTCGAGGTCGGCGGCGAGCGTCATGGCGTGCACGCCTTCGTCGTCCCGGTCCGCGAGGACGGCCGGGTGCTCGACGGCGTCCGCATCGAGGACTGCGGCCCCAAGATGGGCCTCAACGGCGTCGACAACGGACGCATCTGGTTCGACGGGGTCCGGGTGCCGCGCACCGCGCTGCTCAACCAGTTCGCCGAGGTGACGCCCGAGGGCCGCTACCTCTCGCCGATCGACAACCCCAACAAGCGCTTCTTCACGATGCTCGGCACCCTGGTCCAGGGCCGCGTGTGCGTCGGCGGCGCCGGCATCAACGCGTCGAAGGTCGCACTCACCATCGCCACCCGCTACGCCGTGCGCCGCCGCCAGTTCGAGGCGACCGACCCCGACCAGGAGCAGGTGCTCCTCGACTACGGCATGCACCAGCGCCGCCTGCTGCCGCTCATCGCGAGGACGTACGCCCTCCACTTCGCGCAGGAGGTCGTCGCCGGGCAGCTGCACGACGTGTTCTCCGGCCCCGGGCCGATCGAGCAGGGCAGCGACGAGCACGCCCGGCGGATGCTGGAGTCACGCGCCGCCGGCACCAAGGCCCTCGGCACCTGGCACGCCACCCGCACCATCCAGGAGTGCCGCGAGGCCTGCGGCGGGGCGGGCTACCTCAGCGAGAACCGGTTCGCGGCGCTGAAGGCCGACACCGACGTCTTCACCACCTTCGAGGGCGACAACCACGTCCTGCTCCAGCTGGTCGCCAAGGGCCTGCTCACCGACTACGCCGGCGAGTTCGAGGAGATGGACCAGCTCGGCATGGCGCGCTTCGTCGCCGGCCTGGCGGTCGAGACCGTCGTGGAGCGGACGGCGGTGCACAAGCTCGTGCAGTCGGTGCGCGACCTGCTGCCCGGGGGCGACACCTGGGACCAGGAGGCCGGGCTGCTCGACCCGAACTACCAGCTCGCGATGCTGCGCTTCCGCGAGGAGCACATGATCGGCGGCGTTGCGCGCCGGCTCAAGCGAGGGATCGACCAGGGAGCGAACGCCGGCGCCGTCTTCTCCCGCGTCCAGGACCACGTCATCGCGGCCGCCCGCGCCCACACCGAGCGGCTCGTGCTCGAGGCCTTCGTCTCGAAGACCGCGGCCCTGCCCGACGGCGACCTCAAGGTCGCCCTCAACCTGCTGTGCGACCTCCACGCCCTCACCACGATCGAGGCCGACCGGGCCTGGTTCATGGAGCACGGCCGCCTCTCCAGCGCCCGCTCCAAGGCGATCAGCCGCGAGATCAACGCCCTGTGCCGCAAGGCCAGGCCGCTCGCGGTCGACCTCGTCGACGCCTTCGGCGTGCCCGAGGAGATGCTGCGCAGCCCCGAGCTCCTCGGCTGGCCCATCGGGTCGGACCACTGA
- a CDS encoding RNA polymerase sigma-70 factor, with amino-acid sequence MLGSAADAEDVLQEVWLRWADVVVDEVRDPRAYLVRMTTRLSLNRLRTLARRREDYVGTWLPEPVLTAPDVAQDVELADSVSTAMLLVLETLPPTERAVFVLREVFDVPYAEIAEAVEKSEPAVRQIASRARAHVADKRPRASVSAAERDAVIERFRAATETGDLQGLMDVLAPDVVLMTDGGGKVKAALNPIFGREKVFRFLTAVAPEALELEPVWLNGSPAIQFVVAGHRDGVGTMLVEDGVVTQLFLVRNPDKLGSVAGGEVPLSRL; translated from the coding sequence ATGCTCGGCTCGGCCGCCGACGCCGAGGACGTGCTGCAGGAGGTCTGGCTGCGGTGGGCGGACGTCGTGGTCGACGAGGTGCGCGACCCGCGGGCCTACCTGGTCAGGATGACCACCCGGCTCTCGCTCAACCGGCTGCGCACCCTCGCCCGGCGTCGCGAGGACTACGTCGGCACCTGGCTGCCCGAGCCGGTGCTCACCGCGCCCGACGTGGCGCAGGACGTGGAGCTCGCCGACAGCGTCTCGACCGCGATGCTGCTCGTGCTGGAGACGCTGCCGCCCACCGAGCGGGCGGTCTTCGTGCTGCGTGAGGTCTTCGACGTGCCGTACGCCGAGATCGCGGAGGCGGTCGAGAAGTCCGAGCCCGCGGTGCGTCAGATCGCCAGCCGCGCGCGGGCGCACGTCGCGGACAAGCGCCCGCGCGCGTCGGTCAGCGCTGCCGAGCGCGACGCGGTGATCGAGCGGTTCCGCGCGGCCACCGAGACGGGCGACCTGCAGGGCCTGATGGACGTGCTCGCCCCCGACGTCGTGCTGATGACCGACGGCGGCGGCAAGGTGAAGGCGGCGCTCAACCCGATCTTCGGGCGCGAGAAGGTCTTCCGCTTCCTCACCGCGGTCGCCCCGGAGGCCCTCGAGCTCGAGCCGGTCTGGCTCAACGGGTCGCCGGCGATCCAGTTCGTGGTCGCCGGGCACCGCGACGGCGTCGGCACGATGCTCGTCGAGGATGGCGTGGTGACGCAGCTGTTCCTGGTCCGCAACCCCGACAAGCTCGGCTCGGTGGCCGGCGGCGAGGTCCCGCTCTCCCGCCTGTAA
- a CDS encoding inorganic diphosphatase: protein MLEFDVLVEIPKGERNKYEVDHESGRLRLDRMLFTSTAYPADYGFIENTLGQDGDPLDALVILQAPTFPGCLIACRAIGMFRMTDEAGGDDKVLCVPAHDPRLEHLRDINHVSKYDRLEIQHFFEVYKDLEPGKSVEGADWVGRVEAEAEVKASFERFKTEGHGDDLANIADDSLGEDA, encoded by the coding sequence GTGCTCGAGTTCGACGTGCTGGTGGAGATCCCCAAGGGTGAGCGCAACAAGTACGAGGTCGACCACGAGAGCGGTCGCCTGCGGCTGGACCGCATGCTCTTCACCTCGACCGCCTACCCGGCGGACTACGGCTTCATCGAGAACACCCTCGGCCAGGACGGCGACCCGCTCGACGCACTGGTGATCCTGCAGGCGCCGACGTTCCCGGGCTGCCTCATCGCCTGCCGCGCGATCGGCATGTTCCGGATGACCGACGAGGCCGGCGGTGACGACAAGGTGCTGTGCGTGCCTGCGCACGACCCCCGCCTGGAGCACCTGCGCGACATCAACCACGTCTCGAAGTACGACCGCCTCGAGATCCAGCACTTCTTCGAGGTCTACAAGGACCTCGAGCCCGGCAAGTCCGTCGAGGGCGCCGACTGGGTCGGTCGCGTCGAGGCCGAGGCCGAGGTCAAGGCCTCCTTCGAGCGCTTCAAGACCGAGGGCCACGGCGACGACCTCGCCAACATCGCCGACGACAGCCTCGGCGAGGACGCCTGA
- a CDS encoding carboxymuconolactone decarboxylase family protein, which yields MPSQFRIPQARLDGAYGALMTRIATRMWGKVPDNAYVLWHNKPVLKAVFGFEQKVGKWSALDPHLTTYAEMASAGVIGCSWCLDFGYFMAHTKGLDEAKVREVPRWRESDVFTDLERDVMAYAEAMTVTPPEVTDEMVADLDRQLGHAAVVELTMMVAVENERSRFNSAMGLASQGFSDVCELPLAEAGTISR from the coding sequence ATGCCCAGCCAGTTCCGGATCCCGCAGGCACGGCTCGACGGTGCCTACGGCGCACTCATGACCCGCATCGCCACACGCATGTGGGGCAAGGTCCCCGACAACGCCTACGTGCTCTGGCACAACAAGCCGGTCCTCAAGGCGGTCTTCGGCTTCGAGCAGAAGGTCGGCAAGTGGTCCGCGCTCGACCCCCACCTCACGACGTACGCCGAGATGGCCAGCGCCGGGGTGATCGGCTGCTCGTGGTGCCTGGACTTCGGCTACTTCATGGCCCACACCAAGGGCCTCGACGAGGCCAAGGTGCGCGAGGTGCCGCGGTGGCGCGAGTCCGACGTCTTCACCGACCTCGAGCGCGACGTGATGGCGTACGCCGAGGCGATGACCGTGACGCCCCCGGAGGTCACCGACGAGATGGTCGCCGACCTCGACCGGCAGCTCGGCCACGCCGCCGTCGTCGAGCTGACGATGATGGTCGCGGTCGAGAACGAGCGCTCGCGCTTCAACTCCGCGATGGGACTGGCCTCGCAGGGCTTCAGCGACGTCTGCGAGCTGCCGCTCGCCGAGGCTGGGACGATCAGCAGGTGA
- a CDS encoding sulfotransferase domain-containing protein yields the protein MNVSDATPPGEALGSMPYNFAVVGVQKGGTSTLAVTLNQHRLVCQAPDKERHYFDDETVDWSAPDYDRDYTAPRRAGVHRLLGDASPTYLYWPHALERMRAYKPDMPLVAVFRDPLERLFSHWVMLRSRNLAWPDWPDFLTEWPHTSLPDEVPDPAVVRTMRWRHMTGLARGFYGEQLQRGFELFDRRQWLLIELRAMLGDFSATVDRTTDFLDLPRFEQVPPLQNWHAGAEQVPGTAPTGDDLARVAEIYAKDLALFEELSGIDTSAWPTRLILDGQLDPGELAARLARKVR from the coding sequence ATGAACGTGTCGGATGCCACCCCTCCGGGCGAAGCGCTGGGGTCGATGCCCTACAACTTCGCCGTCGTGGGCGTGCAGAAGGGCGGTACGTCGACGCTGGCGGTGACGCTGAACCAGCACCGGCTCGTGTGCCAGGCGCCCGACAAGGAGCGCCACTACTTCGACGACGAGACCGTCGACTGGTCCGCGCCGGACTACGACCGCGACTACACCGCGCCGCGACGGGCCGGCGTGCACCGGCTGCTCGGCGACGCCTCGCCCACCTACCTCTACTGGCCGCACGCGCTGGAGCGGATGCGCGCCTACAAGCCGGACATGCCGCTCGTCGCCGTGTTCCGCGACCCGCTGGAGCGGCTGTTCTCCCACTGGGTGATGCTGCGCTCGCGCAACCTCGCGTGGCCCGACTGGCCGGACTTCCTGACCGAGTGGCCGCACACCTCGCTGCCCGACGAGGTGCCCGATCCCGCCGTCGTACGCACCATGCGGTGGCGGCACATGACCGGCCTGGCGCGCGGGTTCTACGGCGAGCAGCTGCAGCGCGGCTTCGAGCTCTTCGACCGGCGGCAGTGGCTGTTGATCGAGCTGCGCGCGATGCTCGGCGACTTCTCCGCGACGGTCGACCGCACCACCGACTTCCTCGACCTGCCCCGCTTCGAGCAGGTGCCGCCGCTGCAGAACTGGCACGCCGGCGCCGAGCAGGTGCCCGGAACCGCTCCCACCGGCGACGACCTCGCGCGCGTCGCCGAGATCTACGCCAAGGACCTCGCGCTCTTCGAGGAGCTGTCGGGCATCGACACCTCAGCCTGGCCGACGCGCCTCATCCTCGACGGGCAGCTCGACCCCGGCGAGCTGGCCGCGCGGCTGGCGCGCAAGGTGCGCTGA
- a CDS encoding alpha/beta hydrolase — translation MTFGGLPTRFEPEGRSRGVALVAPGRAYSPAAPLLELARLALLQHDITVQQIWWDSTTRGDEDAEAWVRRHVTAAHAGEDADHVLVVGKSLGTRAASYAAERGLDAIWFTPLLVDPVVAEGIAANAGRQLLVGGLADELWDASVARELADAGCEVLEVPDADHGMGVPGDVVRTAEIHVEVARAVDAFLSGL, via the coding sequence ATGACCTTCGGAGGACTGCCCACCCGCTTCGAACCCGAGGGCCGCAGCCGCGGCGTCGCGCTCGTCGCCCCCGGCCGCGCCTACTCGCCGGCCGCGCCGCTGCTCGAGCTCGCCCGGCTCGCGCTCCTGCAGCACGACATCACCGTCCAGCAGATCTGGTGGGACTCGACCACCCGCGGCGACGAGGATGCCGAGGCGTGGGTACGCCGTCACGTGACCGCAGCGCACGCCGGCGAGGACGCCGACCACGTGCTCGTCGTCGGCAAGTCGCTCGGCACCCGCGCAGCGTCGTACGCCGCCGAGCGGGGGCTCGACGCGATCTGGTTCACGCCCCTCCTCGTCGACCCGGTCGTCGCCGAGGGGATCGCCGCCAACGCCGGGCGGCAGCTGCTGGTCGGCGGCCTCGCCGACGAGCTGTGGGACGCCTCCGTCGCCCGCGAGCTCGCCGACGCCGGCTGCGAGGTGCTGGAGGTGCCGGACGCCGACCACGGCATGGGGGTTCCGGGCGACGTGGTGCGGACCGCGGAGATCCACGTCGAGGTGGCGCGGGCCGTCGACGCGTTCCTGTCCGGCCTCTGA